One window from the genome of Malus domestica chromosome 01, GDT2T_hap1 encodes:
- the LOC103435010 gene encoding transcription factor HEC3-like translates to MDINIDYASKLSLNSSGGQDLNHDDVSREDPILRHEISSSFEYSSLWPNFPLHLEGHHQTPSSSSTHHQYVPSPSNIHDHDQLIIDHHHQHHHRHHTHQVLLAAAAGNNNNTFMELDDHEDAQDQGPAATGEEELGAMKEMMYRIAAMQPVDIDPATIRKPKRRNVRISDDPQSVAARHRRERISEKIRILQRLVPGGTKMDTASMLDEAIRYVKFLKRQIRLLQSSSSSSSNVNNISIDGHHHQHDQHHPAAAPAAGAHDQCNTNIINGPSTSVGVPTAGVGLPLEWPLQHGSTASSSFTRHPDN, encoded by the coding sequence ATGGACATCAATATTGATTACGCAAGTAAGCTGTCTCTAAACTCTTCCGGCGGGCAGGATCTTAATCATGATGATGTTAGCAGGGAAGATCCCATCCTCCGACATGAGATCTCCTCCTCCTTTGAGTATTCTTCTCTTTGGCCAAACTTTCCTCTCCATCTTGAAGGGCATCATCAAACCCCATCCTCCTCATCTACCCATCATCAGTATGTTCCCTCCCCTTCGAATATTCATGATCATGATCAACTAATCATCGATCACCATCATCAACACCATCATCGTCATCACACTCATCAAGTACTACTAGCCGCCGCTGCAgggaataataataatactttcATGGAATTAGATGATCACGAAGATGCTCAAGACCAGGGCCCCGCCGCAACTGGTGAAGAAGAGCTTGGAGCTATGAAGGAAATGATGTACAGGATCGCCGCTATGCAGCCGGTGGACATCGATCCAGCTACAATCCGAAAGCCCAAAAGGCGGAATGTGCGAATCAGTGATGATCCCCAGAGCGTGGCTGCGCGTCACCGGCGCGAGAGGATAAGCGAGAAAATTCGTATCCTCCAAAGACTCGTTCCCGGAGGAACTAAAATGGATACCGCTTCTATGTTAGACGAAGCTATTCGATACGTCAAGTTCTTGAAGAGGCAAATCCGATTGCTACAAtcatcttcctcctcttccagtAATGTCAATAACATTAGTATCGATGGTCATCATCATCAGCATGATCAGCACCACCCAGCTGCAGCACCCGCAGCAGGAGCTCATGATCAGTGCAATACCAATATTATTAATGGTCCATCAACATCAGTTGGAGTTCCTACTGCAGGGGTTGGGTTGCCGTTGGAATGGCCGCTGCAGCATGGTTCCAccgcctcctcctccttcacTAGACACCCTGACAACTAG